attaaacaaactatgtttaTTTGTAAGCAACATTagacattgttttatatcttttttggaagccatcttggaattttggacatacaAGACCACCGACTGTCCGTGtagcttgtcctaatgtatCATTCGCCTTTGAAATtatagtttagacaccaaaatcatatctcacaggtgaatataaaatgagctattccacttttaagtatcagcagccattttataattattttcggaagccatattggattttcggACATATTTGACTGtcgttgtaacttgtcctaatattattagactcttgaaaccaatgatttaaAGTCAAAATCACTTCCCCTaggccaatatgaaatgagctacgtCCGCTTTATGTATCAGCAAccattttagattcaattttttgaagccaacttatgtttttggacattccagaccactggctgtccctgTAACTTGGCCTTATGTACTATTGATCCTTAAtaaccaatgaataaaaaacaaattaaagccattttatcaagtaatggatgagttgtggatttttagcctacggcagccagtgagggcaccatcttggattttcctgttaCCCTGGAgtacttaatttttcttttcaacctttcaaccagtaagggtatgtttaaaaatttaaatattttaataagtctacttatcatgtaaaattagcaGTGAATAGATTATACTTCATGTTGATtagattcataattatgttaatttaaaaattatcacagtATTTCAAAATCTTCTTCGTCAAAATCTGTATTGTAATTTTGAGGGGTCCAGATATGATGTATtgagtaaaatttattttgaaaagttgtCAGCTAGCCCAGCGAAAGAGTAAAACTTtcgaaatttttcattttttttacaaaaataaaattttgtaaaagattTTGGGTATAGTATttgtaaaataatcatattttatccatctctctttcaggttctctttatttttttcttggtaattatttttttttggggggggtttggggggttGCAGAATTTCCGGGAATTTTCTTGATGGAATCTTTTCATGGGAATAAACGGGAATTTGgtgggaatttttgaattttcggcaattttcaagaaatgatgggaattttcaaaaagtaacaattttctGATATATGCAGAAATTAAAATGCGTACTAGCAGATGATACTTGATAATTctttgtcatcaaatttcgagccaagtattatgctaaaacagtcagacaaagcaaaattttaatgatttccatgtaaaagttgatttactgtatttacATTGATTAGGAGCTCAAGACCATGTCAACTCCTCAGATAGACTTTTGATTTCGATTTATCAACGCCTATTATCCCCTTGtatattgatatgatgaacgGCCTTAAAGCACAAATCACACCAAGAcgctttcttcaaaatggcagcctgcgaatactttgaatgaaattgaCCAGCCTCGAAATTAGAGTTTCGGGAATTTATTTGAGCCCAAAAAAGTCTGATATGATTTTTGTAGGTCTTATGTCGAtgccatgtataatgaaataagatggtgcttatcatttagcatatttatgttcagcaccctcaaataaGGGActaggaaataaaataaacatattatttttatcaaaatttgtacttttaagGGACCAttggcaacattgatatttatcattatgttcaagcattaccaaatcaacatatcgtaagaaatcatgcataacacttaatgtgattttgaaattaaaagagtaggtcaaaccttacgcatattaagttaattttattgtattttccacctgtccattatcttgtcagccatgttattttttggtaaattaaatgttattttattgccatggtaatgccttaagatgttatttatacattaaacaacagagatgtacgtgtatgtttggcaccctaaatttagtagaattgaatgaaaaataagattgtacaaggtattttttatcaaagatggtattttagggggaataaaatgacccgttgccatgggaacagaacacacatttgtaaacattgatatcaataaattcaagcatattaagttaattttattgtattttccacctgtccattatcttgtcagccatgttatttttggggtaaattatatgttattttattgccatggtaatgccttaagatgttatttatacattaaccaacagagatgtacgtgtatgtttggcaccctaaacttagtagaattgaatgaaaaataagattctacaaggtatttttttttatcaaagatggtattttagggggaataaaatgacccgttgccatgggaacagaacacacatttgtaaacattgatatcaataaattcaagcattaccaaggcaacatcagtttttatcatgctaatgaactcatgcggaacacttactgtattttttgttcaaaacttaatgacTGGTCAAAGTCAAACCTTATGTAGATTAAGTAAATCTATACTTTactttccacctgtccattatcattacaactgtgttagtttgttttaacaagtggaatgcctctggccgtctcacctgcatcacgcgattcaatatagcagcagtgctgattttgaaaactactataactcgcacaagatgttcagtgatacttggttactcttattttcacgttttatgaactagaccaatacacttatagagatatgatggcaattcaacaaatacccccaacgtggccaaagttctttgaccttacatgacctttgaccttgatcatgtgacctgaaactcgcacaggatgttcagtgatacttgattactattatgactaagttttatgaactagaccaacacactttcaaatttatggctgtaattcaacaaataccccaatttggccaaagttcattgaccctaaatgacctttgaccttgatcatgtgacctgaaacttgcacaggatgttcagtaatacttgattactattatgtccaagtttcatgaatcagatccataaactttcaaagttatgatggtaattcaacagatacccccaattcggccaaagttcattgaccctaaatgacctttgaccttggtcatgtgatgtgaaactcatgcaggatgttcagtgatacttgattaaccttatgtataagtttcatgaactaggtccatatattttctaagttatgatgacatttcaaaaacttaaccttaggttaagattttgatgttgattcccccaacatggtctaagttcattgaccctaaatgacctttgaccttggtcatgtgacatgaaactcaggcaggatgttcagtaatacttgattaaccttatggccaagtttcatgaactaggtccatatactttctaagttatgctgtcatttcaaaaacttaacctcaggttaagatttggtgttgacgccgccgccgccgtcgccgtcgccgtcggaaaagcggcgcctatagtctcgctctgctatgcaggtgagacaaaaattatatcttaattggttgccatggcaaaggctgaagatgttatttatacattttgcatcaaacataTCGATGTTTAGCAAACAAAGATTAGGgtaaatgcaagaaaaatcagattctacagtcccttttttaatcaaaactgaTACTAAATGAtctgttgctatggcaacaggccattttgaatattaatatttattgttgaattcaagtattaccaaggcaacatcaatgtttatcattctaatttagttcatgcagaacactgactgtattattttcccctaaattaattgagttgGTCAGACCTTACGAAtgcacattaagttaatattcattgtatctttcacctgtttttaaccttatcatccactttaaaaagaaattagatgttatttggttgccatggcaatggcttaagatgttatatttataaaatttagtcacaaacatatctcgattagtaccttgaaATTAGGGAAACTGGAATGATGatcttactgtacatgtattttacatttttatcaatatttttacttttctacAGGGAAATAagatgttgccatggcaacgggtcctttgcaaaattgtttatttttaaattcaattcaagctttaccaaggcaacattaattcttatctttataaagaactcctgcagaacactttctgtattttttgttcaaatgagggggtcaaatcttaagcatacagatAAAGTTAATTCcacttgtattttccacctgtccattgtcttgtcaaacatgttcttttgtaaattagatgttatttggttgccatggcaatggcttgagatgtaatttacacatttagcaaccaaaatatcttcgATAAGCACTGTAaagttaggggaaattaaagataaatcatattctacaacgtttttttaatcaaaatttttacttttctggggaaaaacaagccgttgccatggcaacggaccaattggaactttcTTAAAGATCTTGAATATTTCgcaatttcatatgtattcaattgggagcctgaaaattatcattttggtcatctatatcatgtttatttaccatttacatgggaatgcatgttattttggagaaattaatctgttgccatggcaacggccgaaaatggcatttataaatttacctcccatctttaaaataaatcttacggcatatactaatacttgtgaaagtttcatgctttagtcataatttgcacaattgttcggctaatccgctctactacaTATAGATATACatctaacataaaaaaaataaacatcacATGAGATTAAAAAACAAGTATGTAAAAGGTATAGTATAGTTGGGGTTATGTGATTAAGATATCACATCGTTTGAAGAAAACAGGTGGCTAACATAAGATTTTTGAATTATTGATTTAATGAGAAATGATTCCCCATAAGAAGGTGCACtgccaaaatgaaatgtaacTGAAATATGATGGCAATGGGTAGCAAGCTCAGAGACTGTTTCTAACCTTCATCGGCTTAAACTTTCCCTGTAACTGCCTTGTATTATATTTCTGGGGGATGTACGGAACAGATACCTGAATCACTTGGGGACAGTGATGGGGACCCAGTGCCTAAAGACTAGGATCTCACCATCTTTCTCTATGGAGCAGTCGGGATCTCTCAGGTACTTGAGGATACTCTCTCTGAGGTTGTCTGGTGCTGCCCTTCGGAAGCCCTTGGAGTGGGTCAAGAAGTCGAGGAGATGATCCCCTTCCTGAGAGCCCTCTCCGAAAATGGCTGTACCTTGGATGTAGCGGTCGACTTGCTGACCCGTGTGTGGCATGTCCTGGGAGTCCAAGGCAGCTTCTATCTGCTCATCAGTCAGCAGGAGCGGTCTCATGTCGGTCACAATCTCGTTCATCTTTCGATGGACCTTGATGATAGTGGAATTCCCTGGACATGATGAAGCAGAAAGTTGCGATGAAGAAAGATTCAGAGTGTATACTGAGGATTTACTGAGAGTTTCATAAAGGGAAAGGTGACCAAGTACACAATCAAGAGAAAGGGAGACAGAGATGGAGAACAATGAAAGAGGAGAGAGGGTACAGAAACAAAGTCAGGTATAGTGAGTGAGAGAGTAAACAGAAATTGTCAAGAATGCTCTACACGAATAAGCACAGGAGAGttgagaaaagagagaaaattacCAAGGACAGAatcaaaagagagagagagagaaagacagatggcCATGTGTCTTGAACTCACCCCACATAAAGGTGGTGTTGTTAcgctttttcaattttcattctgTTTAACATACAATATCTCAGCTGAATGGAAAGATATTATCATGAAATTGGAATCGATTTAAAGCTAAATATATACTCTAtcatatctgaaaaaatgaccgCAATagcatgcatattcatgacgcCGCGACTGAACGAATAGAAAATGGCGAGGGTGGAGGAGGGGGGTGGGAGGTGGTACACACAAACTCTATGGGAGAGTCacgtttcattttttaaatgcaaataACTTTGGTATACAAGGGGCTAGAGACTTGATTTTGgtctcattttaaagcttgagGTTAGGAGTATAATAATCCAAcattattcaaatcatatttcaattaattaattataattaatgataattatgaaaacCCTAAAATTGCTTACATGAAATACAACAAAAATTCTCGTAGAGGAACACATTATGATGTGATTTTTTGGCCAAGTGGAGATGAATTGTCATGAAATTGATATCATTTGAAAGCTGAGTAAAAGTTCTCTTAGGGTATTGAGTTATATATACACATCAATTTGCGACAATGCGCTCaatataaagaataaaacaagtggaacgcctctggcagtctcgcctgcattacgcaattcgatatagcagcagtactgCCTTTGGGAACAGCTAacgaataattattcacagaagaaaacactaatatgataatagaatATGTCCATAGaacaaaaatgacctttgaccatgatcatgtgaccaaagacatgcgcaaaacaatcattcatacttgattacccttaagttgatgtttcatgagctagatccataaagtttctaagttatgatgccaattcaacacatactcccaacatggtcagagtttattgacctttaaatgagcTTTGATCTTGGCTATGTTCCTGAAACacgcacagggtattcagggatacattgctgctcttatgtccaagtttaatgaactaggtccataaacttttaaagttatgattacaattcctcaaatacccccaacattaccaaagtttattgaccctaagtgacctttgaccttggtcatgtgacctgaaaatcgcACATGATAtgcagggatacatggttgctcttatgtccaagtttcatttactagatccataaacttataaagttatgacaattcctcatATAAAAAATGCCTCTACCTCTATATCATAGAATCATTAATtatgatttctttgaaaaattgaaattttacattagattcaaaatttacataaatttgcatatcaaaatgACCAACCTCATTTTTAATGCCATTTTTTGAATCCTCATGAAAATTCCTTTCAGAAAAAGTGTACTTTTGTTGGGATAcagtaaatatttttaaagttatgacaatttttatGCTGATGGGTGCGCAATCATTGGATTTCAGTGATGTAAAACAAATGGGGCGAGTTCAAGACGCATGGCCAGATGGAGAAGAGTGAAAAAAGAGGGAGGGTACAGAGAAAGaaagctaaattttttttaaagagtaccCAGAATTTCTCTTCACTTACTTGATAGATTAACAATGAAAAGGAGACCTCCTTCTTCAAGCATGTCATAGAGTCTCTTTAGGCTCTGTTTCAAGTCCGAAGCATAGTAGAGAACATGTACTGCGTGTATGAAGTGGAATTTCGGTGGCTGGGCACCACTGCTGAAGGCTTTGTCCAAGTACTGATCGGATGTCTCTGCACTCCACTTGAAGGACGCACCTTTTAAGGCATctcctttctcctttatgaGGTTCTTGAAGAGGTCGTTCTGAGCCTCTGAAGGCTCCACAATGGTGTTATTGATCCTGGGGAACGTTGGCAGGAGCTGCTCCAGCATGGCACAGTCTATGTTTCCTACAGCAGGTGGGGAGTGGATGAATAAtcaacagatacatgtatgtgaacaaGGAGACATTAGACTTGCATCGCATCCTCATTTTGCCACTATCCACCCAGGTTTTTTTGAAGGGTACCAGGGTGGTTGTGAAAGCAAATGATGTACATGCAAGccttaaattttgatatttggaAGGGAAAGGCCACTTTTccatattaaatgaaaaaatggcACAACAAATCTTCAAGGTCAATGAGAGGGGTATTGGTTGAGGCCAATGAGAAAGGCATCCACAACCATggcattgaataaaataaaaccctATGCCTAGCAGTAGCAATTGAATTAGAAACTCTTGTTGCAGTAcctcccagggagtggaaaaagTGCAAGTACTGCGTGcagacgagaaaaaaaaatcagataaacattcaaaaattcaaaataaacaaattacattTATCATAGAAACAAAAGAATGATATCAAACAACTATAAACAAGTGGCATAAAAGTCATAATAAATCATATAAAAGTGACAGTGTAAAGAGAGAgtgtaaagagagagagagagagagggattcTCTATCAGGGCTAACAATGAGTGCTTGCATTCCTCTATATTAACCAACAGTGTACACATACTTGctaattgtttttactttggTGAAACCTTGACAATATGAACTCTTTACttcatatttccttttaatataGATACCAGACTCTGCAGACAATGTAACGTCTGTCTTGATATGAGTCACATGTACAGAGTATACATGTGGGTGAATTTTTTGGCCTCTGCCTGTTTGACTTGAATCCAAAATGTGTTTTGCAATGAATTCTACAGCAAGTAGGAGGATAGGAACTTCATTGGCATATGGATTCACGCCTTACATTGAAACAATTCAAATTTACCTAACACCAGAGTACCTTCTGACAAATCCAAGTATAATTGATTATTTGGGAGGAGATACTTCTTCAGGCTGTGTGTTTAGGACACAttctttcattaaaattggTGATTTGTGAGGTGCAAAGGTTTTTACCGACTCTCTCGGCATATTTATTGAGTAAATGGCTGAGTAAATAATTATTACGCAAATAATGCATGATTTATGGGTCTCGTAACATAAAGGTTATAGCACATAAATCAAAATGTAAAATCTTTTTCTATGCTCTGTCTTATGGGCCCCAGTATCGTGTTTCATAAAGGTGGGCATAATTTACTTCAAgcaaggatcaccagtcattcataaagtcacttgtaacttaagaacagctttatgaagcatTCATCTGGTCTATAACACTCTTCTCATTAaactttctaaaactggtttacTCGAAACCgtttcaggaaaccagtttgggaGATCGCTTTACTTCACGTAAAGTGGTCTTGTTGCCATGGGAACGCTCttagtggggtgacatgtttcacacgaaatttgaaactgccgcgtaggcattccacatacagtgtgtggagtagagCGTTTGAGATGTGTGAAGATCGCTAcccgaagaatggttgtgtcctcacttataTACGCTccaaccagtttaacgaggtaAATCGATCTTCAAAACTACCTTACgaggtggttttcaaaaccggtttggaagatcacttccaaggccgcttcgaccgttctcattatatgttaaactagttttaggaaggtagtgagaacggtgtcaatGATTGCAGAAGCAATTATAAGATTTATGTTTAATGTATGCCCTTACCCGCCCCACTTCCAATCCCTAACACTCTGAGAGGATCTGCAGACTGGCATTTCACAGACAACTTGTCAACAATCTGTTCCTTGAAGGAGGACTCTACCCAGTCCTGGATGGCTCCTGTCTCGGCTGAACATCGGGTGAAGGTCTGGTAAGCCTCTGAGTAGTAGTCAAGATCATCAAGAATGTAGGGCACTTCAGCCATCCTGCGTTAATTGGGCTGGTGACAGATAATAGAAAAGAGGGAAGAAATGTAAATAATTGAATATGAATCGTGCAATATTTTAGTATAGAGCTTGATACCATTGATGCAACAATGGAATCAATATGATATCAATATGATTTATTCAGGACATCATAATGATCATAATTCTTCAGATCTTCAAGGACAAAGCCAAGCCATAGAAATGTCAACAACACAAAGCCGAAGGAACACAAtgcacaaaaatataaatatacatgtcactacaaaaatgtaaatcatctgTGTAAATAACCCTCCAAAAGAAATTTGAATTACAGTACAGTGATTACAGAAATATTTATTCAACGGTCAAGTCGACCTCCATCcccaaaaatgtataaaatgaatagagaaaaataaaaaataaagttatgatgtCTTTCAGGCTATGTGATTGATGACTGtccatttttaaaatcattcatattttggATGACCCTAAAAGCAATATGCACATGGTGAAGAAAAAGATTTAAAtgtgattttgaaaatgttgaagATTATACAGGCCCCAGCAAGATTACttgaatcaccccccccccctctgataCACACACATCAGAATTCTACCAGAATTTCTCGAGAATGCATGAACAGTTGTATCTCTAGCAGTTTATCAACTTTGTGACAGAAAGAACACCTAGGAGATCATGGGTGTGAAAAAGACCCACAATAACAACTCAGACAGCAATTATGATAACCTTGTCCTCAGTTAGTATCCacttgaaccttgaagaagttCTCTCCCCAAAAGTCTACATGCTGTCCTGGAGAGGGGATGAAGTAAGGTTGGTAATGCAGAGTTTGtcttctgggggggggggggcacttccactGACGGGTGGATACCAGGTGCAACCAAAGAAATGCATAAAAAAGGATCTTTTAAACATTGGGCAAGTTATGTACGTAactgaaaaaagggtatatatttcgtTAGGAAAGCTACTTGTTTActgtcaaatttgcgagggtataaaaaaagaCTATTTGCGTTATAAAGGATGAATTTTTTTgtcccaacactacgtgtttgaGTCGGAGcaaggtgtgggaggtggggcggAACCCAATGTAAGTAAAGGTAAAGCTGATGTCCGTGATCATGTTCTTGacataataatcaaaatattgctgtacttgtttattCTGTGAATACTTgacaagggtatcgttttgattccaatacttgttaagggtatggtttcgcatgccaatacttgttaaggggtgcattttcagaaattCTTGTAGCCTTTTTTTTGGCTTTGGATTGCACAAAAAATATGGATTCAATAGTTGTaacttgtaatcatcttcaatttttttctttatagtaTAGCCTAACATTTTGCACTGAAAATTAGTGAGAATTTGCTTGTTACTGTAACTTTTCCAAATGGCTGTTCAAAATCGATTGTCCAGACACACAACAACTGTGCataatatattataatcatgataagtgatgaaatcattttttttttatttacaagtGATGTTTTGTAAGAACTGAGTGGCCCAGTTCAAGTTGTTCAATAGTTGCAGATGACACTTGCCATTTAACATCCTTGACCTCACTATTTTAGGAACCCTAGctagattttacaataaggaaaaaaatgttcagaagaTCAATAGGTTGAATAGGTTCACTTCAGTGACCTCAATCTATTGTTACGTGTGTGGAGTGATTTTATAGTGAGTTCGAGAATGCTAGAGACTATTTAGACCGAAAGCTTCATTCTCTGttttattggttgttccgctggtACATCTTGCTTCACTACAAAGCTATAGCCTAGGTCTAGATCATCATCACAGCTACAAAGCAACAGAACAAGAGTTCCAATGACGCTGTGGTCGGGTGCAGATGCGACAGTGTGAGGGATTAGTTTAGAGCAGCCTTAAATTTATCTAGGGATTGCAGTGATGTTGTAGTGGCTACGGGAAGATTCCACCAGTCCTGTACATGGTTCTGGGCAGGAATCATTAGGTCTAACATTACAACTAAAACAACTTACAAGTGCCTGTCTGAATCTACAGACCTGCCTACCTCTGGGAGTGAataattgtattctgtgataaaaaagtgtatttttccccaaaaaagtgtatttcataataaaatgcgtggcgtactcgctcatcgcggcactcaagctgcatgcaaggtGAAATGCGCACtgttcttgcagatgaaaaaaaaaaaccatttaaacatgtgttatatctcaccctggttttaacaaaatgattgaaaaaaaaaagttacctgaaattacattgatctaataaccatatttgtgtaatttttatgaaatagagacatatagagatgatttttctcaataaattacgattttgtaaaaaaaaaaaaagtattttctaaagaaaaatcatactgccgtattttggttgcaaaaacatactaaatacgccaaaaaacgtactggttggcaggtctgcttcTACAACTCCTGGAAAGACTTccatatgcatacatgtacccccccccccagccttCCGTttcgttcacttcagatttCTCTATGGATTTTTTTAGTGTTCCTGACCTTGGGACTTTTTTTAGGGATTATGTGCCGATAGTTTGACTAGTCTACTCTAGACTTacagaccctttactgactaaataaaccgattGTCTATgcctatggacaattacacgcactgaaaatttgatggaATAATGCCATaaattttggtatgtatttccaaTCTCCCATCAATTTTCACATATGTTCTATTTTATGGCTAAATATTAATTTGaaccttctccatatttttattttcaactatAGGGTACATCTTGTCAATTGCCCAACTCCTCCATCCGCTCTGTACCAAATTTGACAAGGGCAAGGGCCCAGGGCGGCCGATTTGCCGAATCCCTGGATCCCCAGTCA
The genomic region above belongs to Lytechinus pictus isolate F3 Inbred chromosome 12, Lp3.0, whole genome shotgun sequence and contains:
- the LOC129273436 gene encoding histamine N-methyltransferase-like produces the protein MAEVPYILDDLDYYSEAYQTFTRCSAETGAIQDWVESSFKEQIVDKLSVKCQSADPLRVLGIGSGAGNIDCAMLEQLLPTFPRINNTIVEPSEAQNDLFKNLIKEKGDALKGASFKWSAETSDQYLDKAFSSGAQPPKFHFIHAVHVLYYASDLKQSLKRLYDMLEEGGLLFIVNLSRNSTIIKVHRKMNEIVTDMRPLLLTDEQIEAALDSQDMPHTGQQVDRYIQGTAIFGEGSQEGDHLLDFLTHSKGFRRAAPDNLRESILKYLRDPDCSIEKDGEILVFRHWVPITVPK